Genomic window (Thomasclavelia spiroformis DSM 1552):
GTTCCGCCTCTAATTGGACTAGCATAGCCGTCTATTCCTACTTTTTTCATTGCTGTTTGTAGTTTTTCAATGATATAGTAATTTTCTTTGATTATTTCAGCCATATTTAAATATGATTCATTAATGGTTAATTTAATTGCATCATAACCATATTTATCATTTAAATATGTTTTAATTCTTTCAAAATCTGCAATTTGCTTTTTAGCTAATTGTAAATCATGATTTCTAATAATATATTCTAATTTAGCTTTTTCGCAGTTACCTTCTAGATGATGTAAATGATTGAAACCATCATAACCATCAGTATAGTAAGGTTTTTTGTCTTCTGGTAACATATTTTCAAATTCGATTGCTAAATTGATTGCACTTACCATTTTATTTTTAGCATTACCAGGATGAATTGATTTACCAGTAATTTCAACATCAGCACTATATGCATTAAAATTTTCATAATTATATTCAGCTATATCTCCACCATCTACAGTATAGGCGTATTTAGCATTGAATTTTTTTACATTAAAATTATCTGTTCCACGTCCAACTTCTTCATCAGGTGTAAAAGCGATTTTAATATCGTTATGTTTGATTTCAGGATGATGATATAAGTAATCAGCAAGATCCATAATTATTGCTACACCGGCTTTATCATCAGCACCTAATAATGTAGTACCATCAGTTGTTATTAGATCATGTCCAATCATTTTTTTTAAACTTGTAAATTCTTCAGGATTTAATAATAATCCTAATTCTTTATTTAATTCAATAATTGAACCATCATAGTTAGTTATTTTTTGTGGTTTGATATCTTTACCGCTAGCATCTGGTGATGTGTCCATATGGGCAATAAATCCAATAATATCACCTGTACCTCCATTACCTTTAATAGTTCCATAAACAATACCATATTCATCTAAATGAGCATCATCAATTCCAATTTCTAACATTTCTTTGACTAACGCTTTTCCTAATTCTAATTGTTTTAATGTTGATGGAGTAGTGTTTGAGTACTCATCAGATTGTGTGTCATAGCTGACATATTTTAAAAATCTTTCTTCAATATTCATATTTTTTCTCCTTTAACTCTAATACTTTAATTATACTCAATATTATTGATTAAACAACCTTGACTCTTTACTATTTAATTTTTCTAGTTTAAAATAATGTATATTTAAAAAAACACTAAATATTTTGATAGTGATATTATAATTATCCTAAAAATTAAGTTTTTTTAAATATTATTAAATAGTGAAATGGAGAATGTAATGGCAAAATTTTATGCGGTAAAAATAGGGAGAAAACCTGGAATTTACAATTCTTGGGATGAATGTAAAATGCAAGTAGATAAGTTTAAAGGGGCTGTTTATAAATCATTTAGTAATAAAGAAGATGCTCTTATGTTTATTGAAGAAAAGAAAGTACATTTTAATAATGGATTAATTGCATATGTTGATGGTAGTTATAATGTTAAAACTAAAGAATATGGATTTGGTTGTGTGATTATTGAAGGACAACAGGTTATAAAAGAAATGTATGGTAAAGGCAATGATGAAAATTACGTTTCTATGCGTAATGTGGCTGGAGAAATTTTAGGAAGCATCTGTGCTATGGAGTATGCTAATAGTAATGGATATAAACAAATTTGCATTTATTATGATTATGAAGGAATTGAAAAATGGGCTAATGCTACGTGGAAAGCTAATAAAAAAGGAACTCAAGAATATCAAAAAAAAGTTTCTAAATATCGTGAAAATTTAGAAATTATCTTTGTCAAAGTACTAGCTCATAGTGGAGATTTTTATAATGAAAAGGCAGATATGTTGGCTAAAAAGGCGGTAGGGATTAATGGTTAAAAAAATAAAAATGACAAAAGGACAATATCGTAAATTATCTAAATCATGGTTAGGAATAATTGTAATTTTAGGTATTTTAGGTTTTAATTTTTATCAGGAATATAAACCAGTATCAGGTTCAGAGCGCTTTGAAGTGACATTGAATCAATGTGTTGATGGAGATACGGCATGGTTTGATATTGATGGAAAAAAAACTAAAGTAAGATTTTTATATATTGACACACCTGAATCAACGAATCAAATTGAACCATATGGAAAGGAAGCAAGTGATTATACAAAAGAACAATTATCTAACGCAAACACGATTGAATTAGAGTTAAATAACGATGGAGATAGTGAAGATAAATATGGAAGATTATTAGCTTGGGTATTTGTTGATGGTGAATTGTTACAGAAAAAATTGGCTCAAGAAGGCCTAGCTGAAAAGTTTTATGATTATGGCTATGATTATACTTATAGTGAGCTTATTATTAATGCAGATAAGGAAGCAAGGATGGAGAATAGGGGAATTTATAGTGAAAATTAAGTTGCACTTTTTAGTTATAAATTTAGTGTTTTTAAAAAATATTGGATAGTTATAAAGAAAAAAATAAAATTTTTAAAAAATTTTTTTACTAATAAAATTCTGTATAATCGTATACAATTAGCGGTTTTTTTGGAATTTTAATCGTTTAATCAGGAAGCTAAATGTAAAAAAATGTTTGAAATTTGGGCAATTTTAAGGTATTCTTTTAAATATATAGTAAAGGAATAGGTGATTAAATGTTAAGGTATGTTTTAAAAAGGGTGCTAATTGGAATTGTTACTCTGTTTTTACTTTCATCTGCAACATTTTTCTTGATGAAAGCAACACCAGGGTCGCCAATTAGTGGTGAAAAATTTAAAAACGCTGCACAGCGTGAATTGATGATGAAAAAGTATAATTTAGATAAGCCATTATTTGAACAGTATAAAATTTATATGACTGATTTAGTACATGGTGATTTGGGTGAAAGTATAGTACGTTCTGGACGTGAAGTATCAGATACAATCACACAAAGCTTTCCAGTTACTGCTAAATTAGGTTCTATTGCTTTTGCAACAGCAATAATTGTGGGAATTTCTTTAGGAACCGCTGCGGCACTGTCAAAGCAAAAATGGGTTAGTAATGTTTGTATGTTTATTGCAACAATTGGGGTATCTGTACCATCGTTTTTGATAGGAATTTTACTAATTATAATTTTGGGGGTCAATTTGAAAGTCCTGCCTTTTGTAGGATTAGATACACCAGCGAATTATGTATTGCCAGTAATGGCACTTGCTTTTTATCCGATTTCGATGATTTGTCGTTTAACTCGAAGCAGTATGCTTGAAGTTATGAAACAAGATTACATTATTTTAGCTCGTTCAAAAGGAACACCATATAAAAAGGTAATAATTAAACATGCACTTAAAAATGCAATGATACCTGTTATTACTTATGCAGGTCCAGCATTTGCATATATGCTTACAGGAAGTTTCGTAATTGAATCATTGTTTGCAATTCCAGGAATTGGACGTGAAATGGTTTCTAGTATTCAAACGCGTGATTATCCGATGATTATGGGACTTACTATTTTCTTAGGATTTTTAGTTATTACATTTAATATTATTACAGATGTGTTATCAGCAATAGTTGATCCACGTATTAAATTGAAATAAGGAGGGGCAAGATGGAAAGAAATAATGTTATGGACATCGAACTTACTCCTGAAATGTTTGAGAAGTTAGATGATTCAAAAAAGAATAGTGAAAAAATTTCATATGAGAGTAAAACATATTTAGCTGATGCTTGGAATCGTTTTAAATCAAATAAGTTAGCGTTAGTAGGTTTATGCTTTTTAGCGATTATGGCACTTGCATGTATTTTGATTCCAATGTTTTCTCAATATACTTATGATGGACAAGATATGGCAAATACATTTGCTAAACCATCAGCTGAACATTTTTTAGGGACAGATCGCTTTGGCCGTGATGTCTTAGTTAGAATTATGTATGGTGGTAGAATTTCATTAGCTGTAGGTTTTTCTGCTGCTAGTATTTCATTATTAGTAGGAGTTACTTATGGTGCTATTGCCGGATATTTTGGTGGTAAAATCGATATGGTAATGATGCGTATTGTTGATGCTTTATATTCAATTCCTGACATGTTGTATTTAATTATGATTACAGTAGTATTAGGTTCAAATTTCCAATCAATTATTATTGGAATCTGTATTTCTTCATGGATGGGGATGGCAAGACAGGTACGTGCTCAAGTTATGACTTTAAAAGAACAAGAGTTTTCATTAGCTGCATTTGTTTTAGGCGCTAGTAAATCACGTATTTTATTAAAACACTTGATTATAAATAGTATGGGACCTATCATTGTATCATTTTCAATGCTAGTGCCTAGTTCAATTTTCTATGAAGCAACATTAGGTTTCTTAGGAATTGGTCTTTCAGCTCCACAGGCAAGTTGGGGTACGTTGGCTAACGATGCAAGAGCAATGATTAGCTCACAACCGTTACAAGTTGTATGGCCAGTTCTTGCAATCTGTTTAACAATGTTAGCGTTGAATTTTATTGGTGATGGTTTAGGGGATGCCCTTGACCCTAAAAAGAAGTAGGAGGGTAGTCGTAAAATGAAGATGTTAGAAGTTAATAACCTTACTACTGAATTTAGTACAGAAAACGGAACAGTTAAAGCTGTTCGTGATGTGTCTTTTTATGTAGACAAAGGTGAAGTTTTAGGAATTGTTGGTGAATCTGGATCAGGTAAATCACAAACAATGTTTTCAGTCATGGGGTTACTTGCCGCTAATGGTAAAGTAACTAATGGTTCTATTAAAATTGATGGTAAAGAAATTTCGCCATTAAGCTTTGATTCGAATAAAAAATATGAAACTACAATGGATGATATTCGTGGAAATGATATGGCGATGATTTTTCAAGATCCAATGACTTTCTTAAATCCAACTCTTAAAATTGAAACTCAATTAATTGAACCAATTATTAATCATAATCCAGGAATTTCAAAAACAGATGCTCGTAATAAAGCAATTGATTTGATGAAAAAAGTAGGAATTCCTTCTCCAGAAAAACGTATTAGTCAGTATCCACATCAATTTTCTGGTGGAATGAGACAAAGAATTATTATCGCAATTGCACTTGCTTGTGATCCTAAAATTATTATTGCTGATGAACCTACGACAGCATTAGACGTAACTATTCAAGCACAAGTGTTAGAATTGATTAGTAGTTTAAAAGATGAAATTGATTCAGGAATTATTATGATTACTCATGATCTTGGTGTTGTTGCAAGTATTTGTGATCGAATTGCAATTATGTATGGTGGTAAGATTGTAGAAATGGGAACAACAGATGAAATTTTCTATAGTCCAAAACATCCATATACAAAAGGTTTATTATCTTGTATTTCAAATCCTGAAGATACGGAAAGAAAAGAATTACATCCAATTCCAGGGTCACCACCTGATTTATTAAATATTTCTGATGGATGTCCATTTGTAGATCGTTGTGAAGATGCAATGAATATTTGTCCATTAAAAATGGATGAATATCGTGAATATTCAGCTACACATATTTGCTCATGTTGGTTAGGAAATCCAATGGCATTAAAGAAAGGGGAATAAAAGATGAGTGAACCAATTTTAAAAGTAAAGGGTCTTAAAGTACATTTCCCAGTTTCAGGAGGATTTCTTGCTAAAAAACAAATTGTTAAAGCTGTAGATGGCGTTGATTTTGAAATTGCTGAAGGTGAAACATTTGGTTTAGTTGGTGAATCTGGATGTGGGAAAAGTACTACAGGAAGAGCTTTAGTTAAAATTTATGAGCCAACTGCTGGTAGTATAATCTTTGAAGGTGAAGATATTACTAAAATCAAAGGTGCAAAATTAAAGAAATTTAGACAAGATATGCAAATGATCTTTCAAGATCCATATGCAAGTTTAAATCCAAGAATGACTGTTGGTGAAATTATTCGTGAACCAATGGATATTCATGGTATTTTAAATACTAAAGAAGAACGTGAAGCAAGAGTTCGTGAATTATTGGAAATTGTAGGGTTAAAGCCAGATCATATTCGTCGTTACCCTCATGAGTTTTCTGGAGGGCAAAGACAAAGAATTGGAATTGCAAGAACTCTTGCATTAAATCCTAAATTTATTGTTTGTGATGAACCGATTTCAGCTCTTGATGTTTCGATTCAAGCACAAGTTATTAATCTTCTTGAAAAAATCCAAGAAGAAATGGGAATTGCATATTTGTTCATTGCTCACGATTTAAGTATGGTTAAACATATTTCAGATCGTATTGGGGTAATGTATTTAGGAAATATTGTTGAAGTTGGGGAAGCTGATGATGTTTATCATGATCCGTTACACCCATATACACAAGCGTTGTTATCTTCGGTTCCAATTCCGGATCCTAAAACTGCTCGTGTTAAAGAACGTATCGTACTGGAAGGAGAGCTTCCTAGTCCGATAAATCCGCCTAGTGGCTGCGTATTCAGGACACGTTGTCCAAAGGCAACTGAGAGATGTGCGAAAGAAAAACCTACATTGAAAAATGTTGGAAATCGTCAAGTTGCATGTTTCTTATATGATAAATAATTGAAAGGGGAAAAAACATGAAAAAATTAATGGCTTATGGTCTTTCTTTCCTTATGGCATTAACTTGTTTAACAGGTTGTGGCGGGGGAGAACAGGCCGATTTAAGAGTTGCAGTTGGAAAAGACACAGAAAATCTAGATCCTGCTATTGTCGATGACTCTGTAACTGCAAATATTTTAGCACAAGTTTATGATGGATTATATAAACTTGATACTGATGGTAATGTTTTACCTAATATAGCTACTGATATGCCTGAAATCAGTGAAGATGGGTTAACTTACACAATTAAAATGCGTGGGGATACAAAATGGAGTGATGGTAAACCTGTAAAAGCTTCTGACTTTGTATATGCTTGGAAACGTGCGATAACTACTGGTGGTTATTACACTCAATTTATCTGGCAATATATCACTGGTACTTCTCACATGGTAAAAAATAAGAAAACTGGTGTCGAAGAAGATACACCATTTACTAAAATGAGTGAATTAAAAGACTTTGGAGCTGTAGCTTTAGACGATACTACTATTCAAATTACTTTAAAAGCTAAATGCTCATATTTCACATCTTTATTAACTAACACAGTTTTCTATCCAATTAGAGAAGATTACTTAAAAGAAAATGCTAAAGATGGAGATATTACTGATCCTAACTGGGGAAATAATGATGATGTACCTTATAATGGTCCATTTAAAGTTACTTCTGTAAATACTAAAGACGAAGTATTTATGGTTAAAAATGAAGAATTCTATAATGCAAAAGAAGTGTCATTAAATTCTATTTCATTTAAAGTAATGGCTGATATGGATTCTCAAACTAGTGCTTTTGAAAGTGGAGATATCGATTTTGCAACTTCATGTAACATTGATACAATT
Coding sequences:
- a CDS encoding ABC transporter permease, yielding MERNNVMDIELTPEMFEKLDDSKKNSEKISYESKTYLADAWNRFKSNKLALVGLCFLAIMALACILIPMFSQYTYDGQDMANTFAKPSAEHFLGTDRFGRDVLVRIMYGGRISLAVGFSAASISLLVGVTYGAIAGYFGGKIDMVMMRIVDALYSIPDMLYLIMITVVLGSNFQSIIIGICISSWMGMARQVRAQVMTLKEQEFSLAAFVLGASKSRILLKHLIINSMGPIIVSFSMLVPSSIFYEATLGFLGIGLSAPQASWGTLANDARAMISSQPLQVVWPVLAICLTMLALNFIGDGLGDALDPKKK
- a CDS encoding ABC transporter permease is translated as MLRYVLKRVLIGIVTLFLLSSATFFLMKATPGSPISGEKFKNAAQRELMMKKYNLDKPLFEQYKIYMTDLVHGDLGESIVRSGREVSDTITQSFPVTAKLGSIAFATAIIVGISLGTAAALSKQKWVSNVCMFIATIGVSVPSFLIGILLIIILGVNLKVLPFVGLDTPANYVLPVMALAFYPISMICRLTRSSMLEVMKQDYIILARSKGTPYKKVIIKHALKNAMIPVITYAGPAFAYMLTGSFVIESLFAIPGIGREMVSSIQTRDYPMIMGLTIFLGFLVITFNIITDVLSAIVDPRIKLK
- the pepT gene encoding peptidase T; this translates as MNIEERFLKYVSYDTQSDEYSNTTPSTLKQLELGKALVKEMLEIGIDDAHLDEYGIVYGTIKGNGGTGDIIGFIAHMDTSPDASGKDIKPQKITNYDGSIIELNKELGLLLNPEEFTSLKKMIGHDLITTDGTTLLGADDKAGVAIIMDLADYLYHHPEIKHNDIKIAFTPDEEVGRGTDNFNVKKFNAKYAYTVDGGDIAEYNYENFNAYSADVEITGKSIHPGNAKNKMVSAINLAIEFENMLPEDKKPYYTDGYDGFNHLHHLEGNCEKAKLEYIIRNHDLQLAKKQIADFERIKTYLNDKYGYDAIKLTINESYLNMAEIIKENYYIIEKLQTAMKKVGIDGYASPIRGGTDGARLTFMGLPCPNIGTGGENYHGPFEFVSLTMMKQAVEIIKELVKE
- a CDS encoding thermonuclease family protein, which produces MVKKIKMTKGQYRKLSKSWLGIIVILGILGFNFYQEYKPVSGSERFEVTLNQCVDGDTAWFDIDGKKTKVRFLYIDTPESTNQIEPYGKEASDYTKEQLSNANTIELELNNDGDSEDKYGRLLAWVFVDGELLQKKLAQEGLAEKFYDYGYDYTYSELIINADKEARMENRGIYSEN
- a CDS encoding viroplasmin family protein, whose product is MAKFYAVKIGRKPGIYNSWDECKMQVDKFKGAVYKSFSNKEDALMFIEEKKVHFNNGLIAYVDGSYNVKTKEYGFGCVIIEGQQVIKEMYGKGNDENYVSMRNVAGEILGSICAMEYANSNGYKQICIYYDYEGIEKWANATWKANKKGTQEYQKKVSKYRENLEIIFVKVLAHSGDFYNEKADMLAKKAVGING
- a CDS encoding ABC transporter ATP-binding protein; this encodes MKMLEVNNLTTEFSTENGTVKAVRDVSFYVDKGEVLGIVGESGSGKSQTMFSVMGLLAANGKVTNGSIKIDGKEISPLSFDSNKKYETTMDDIRGNDMAMIFQDPMTFLNPTLKIETQLIEPIINHNPGISKTDARNKAIDLMKKVGIPSPEKRISQYPHQFSGGMRQRIIIAIALACDPKIIIADEPTTALDVTIQAQVLELISSLKDEIDSGIIMITHDLGVVASICDRIAIMYGGKIVEMGTTDEIFYSPKHPYTKGLLSCISNPEDTERKELHPIPGSPPDLLNISDGCPFVDRCEDAMNICPLKMDEYREYSATHICSCWLGNPMALKKGE
- a CDS encoding peptide ABC transporter substrate-binding protein, whose protein sequence is MKKLMAYGLSFLMALTCLTGCGGGEQADLRVAVGKDTENLDPAIVDDSVTANILAQVYDGLYKLDTDGNVLPNIATDMPEISEDGLTYTIKMRGDTKWSDGKPVKASDFVYAWKRAITTGGYYTQFIWQYITGTSHMVKNKKTGVEEDTPFTKMSELKDFGAVALDDTTIQITLKAKCSYFTSLLTNTVFYPIREDYLKENAKDGDITDPNWGNNDDVPYNGPFKVTSVNTKDEVFMVKNEEFYNAKEVSLNSISFKVMADMDSQTSAFESGDIDFATSCNIDTINAKADLKKQSWKIDPFVCNYYILVNAGDENTNEVLKDPDIRNAIGLSINRKDVLKALGYGENAYELSGLIPKGIPGSTGDFREEQDAVKKLAEYNLDEAKAIMESKGYSKDNMLNLTYKYNDSIMHKNVAQSIQASMKEAYINLELQANEGEAFFAERDKGDFELCRHAMTADFIDPMAYLSMYVGKTTLGNTVDDAKFEEMVAAANAIDDKTARMNALHEAENYLVGEQHYIIPLFGYTEPYLLSSKVSGVTHSPEGHYQLAYAKIEK
- a CDS encoding ABC transporter ATP-binding protein; translation: MSEPILKVKGLKVHFPVSGGFLAKKQIVKAVDGVDFEIAEGETFGLVGESGCGKSTTGRALVKIYEPTAGSIIFEGEDITKIKGAKLKKFRQDMQMIFQDPYASLNPRMTVGEIIREPMDIHGILNTKEEREARVRELLEIVGLKPDHIRRYPHEFSGGQRQRIGIARTLALNPKFIVCDEPISALDVSIQAQVINLLEKIQEEMGIAYLFIAHDLSMVKHISDRIGVMYLGNIVEVGEADDVYHDPLHPYTQALLSSVPIPDPKTARVKERIVLEGELPSPINPPSGCVFRTRCPKATERCAKEKPTLKNVGNRQVACFLYDK